A portion of the Acidimicrobiia bacterium genome contains these proteins:
- a CDS encoding MFS transporter — protein sequence MVLSALVACQFVMVLDTSVMNVSMVEVAKDLGTDITGIQTAITMYTLVMASFMLTGGKLGQLLGRKRAFIIGCVVYGAGSLTTALSQNLVMLLVGWSLLEGLGAALILPAIVALVASNFTQDERPRAYGILAAAAAVAVTAGPLIGGLFTTYLSWRWVFLGEVIALLGVLVVARRLSDTPPTPGTRLDLGGTLASAVALGLFVFGLLRSSAWGFIEPKPGAPEWFGLSPSFWLMVAGGIVARLFFIWEDRVIERGKEPLLDPVLLENLALRAGMLAFFFQFLLQFGLFYLISLFLLVALGLSPIAAGLQLMAFSITLLAAALGVPKRFPDVSPRRVVRLGFAAFVVGLATLIMALNVGSGPEVVTWPLLIAGLGAGMLASQLGSVTVSSMPDDRAGEVGGLQNTATNLGSSIAIALTGAVLISALTTSFLTGIQENPDISEASLASAEVELGAGIPFLSDQDLTAALDEAGVPPDAAASIAAVNTAARVRALQSALGVLLLIAVVALFTSGKVPAHQPGHRPPPA from the coding sequence ATGGTGCTCTCGGCGTTGGTGGCCTGCCAGTTCGTGATGGTGCTCGATACCTCGGTTATGAACGTGTCGATGGTGGAGGTGGCCAAGGACCTCGGGACCGACATCACCGGCATCCAAACCGCCATCACCATGTACACCCTCGTCATGGCGTCGTTCATGCTCACCGGCGGCAAGTTGGGGCAGCTCCTCGGCCGCAAACGGGCCTTCATCATTGGCTGCGTGGTCTACGGGGCCGGGTCGCTCACCACCGCGCTATCCCAAAACCTCGTCATGCTGCTGGTCGGATGGTCGCTGCTCGAGGGTCTCGGAGCGGCCCTGATCCTGCCCGCCATCGTGGCCCTGGTGGCCTCCAACTTCACCCAGGACGAGCGCCCCCGGGCCTACGGGATACTGGCGGCGGCAGCCGCCGTGGCGGTAACGGCTGGGCCCCTCATCGGCGGTCTCTTCACCACCTACCTCTCGTGGCGTTGGGTATTCCTTGGTGAGGTGATCGCCCTGCTGGGCGTCCTGGTCGTCGCTCGACGCCTCAGCGATACACCGCCGACGCCAGGGACGCGGCTCGACCTCGGAGGCACCCTGGCGTCGGCGGTGGCTTTGGGGCTCTTCGTCTTCGGGCTCCTGCGCTCCAGCGCCTGGGGGTTCATCGAACCCAAGCCAGGGGCCCCCGAATGGTTTGGGCTGTCCCCGTCGTTCTGGCTCATGGTGGCCGGCGGAATCGTGGCCCGGCTCTTCTTCATCTGGGAAGATCGGGTTATCGAGCGGGGCAAGGAACCCCTGCTCGACCCGGTGCTGCTCGAAAACCTCGCGCTGCGGGCAGGCATGCTGGCGTTCTTCTTCCAGTTTCTCCTGCAGTTCGGCCTCTTCTATTTGATCTCCCTGTTCCTCCTGGTGGCTCTGGGCCTCTCGCCCATCGCTGCCGGCTTGCAACTCATGGCCTTTTCCATCACCTTGCTGGCAGCCGCGTTGGGGGTGCCGAAGCGCTTCCCCGATGTCTCGCCGCGCCGCGTGGTGCGCCTGGGGTTTGCGGCGTTCGTCGTGGGCCTTGCCACGCTCATCATGGCGCTCAACGTGGGCTCGGGGCCCGAGGTCGTGACCTGGCCGTTGCTGATTGCTGGCCTGGGGGCGGGGATGCTGGCCTCGCAACTCGGAAGCGTCACCGTCTCGTCGATGCCCGACGACCGCGCCGGCGAGGTGGGTGGGTTGCAGAACACGGCCACCAACCTCGGCTCATCGATCGCCATTGCCCTCACCGGTGCTGTGCTCATCAGCGCCCTCACCACCTCGTTCCTTACCGGTATCCAAGAGAACCCCGACATTTCCGAGGCCTCCTTGGCCAGCGCCGAGGTGGAACTGGGGGCGGGGATTCCCTTCCTCTCCGACCAGGACCTCACCGCCGCCCTGGATGAGGCCGGGGTGCCGCCCGACGCCGCCGCATCCATCGCCGCCGTGAACACCGCCGCCCGGGTGCGGGCCCTCCAGAGCGCGTTGGGAGTGCTGTTGCTCATCGCCGTCGTCGCCCTGTTCACCAGCGGAAAGGTCCCCGCCCACCAACCCGGTCACCGCCCACCCCCAGCCTGA
- a CDS encoding FmdB family transcriptional regulator encodes MPTYEYLCKDCGNQLDVVQSFSDDALTTCAQCGGTLRKLFGNVGISFKGSGFYKNDSRGKAKTPTPASNGDTSGGSSSSDSTKKTEPSTSQPSDSGSKPSDSGSKPSDSGSKPSDSGSKPSDSGSKPSKSGSKPT; translated from the coding sequence GTGCCCACCTACGAATACCTGTGTAAGGACTGCGGGAACCAACTCGACGTCGTTCAGTCCTTCAGCGACGACGCGCTCACTACCTGTGCCCAGTGCGGGGGCACCCTTCGCAAGTTGTTCGGCAATGTCGGCATCTCCTTCAAGGGCAGCGGCTTTTACAAAAACGACAGTCGCGGCAAGGCCAAAACCCCCACCCCGGCCTCCAACGGCGACACCTCGGGCGGATCGAGTAGTTCCGACTCCACCAAGAAGACCGAGCCGAGCACCAGCCAGCCCAGCGACTCCGGCTCCAAGCCCAGCGACTCCGGCTCCAAGCCCAGCGACTCCGGCTCCAAGCCCAGCGACTCCGGCTCCAAGCCCAGCGACTCCGGCTCCAAGCCCAGCAAGTCCGGCTCCAAGCCCACCTGA
- a CDS encoding undecaprenyl-diphosphate phosphatase yields the protein MSIFHAIVLGITQGLSEFLPISSSGHLLLVPWLFGWQDFAGQPSLEKTFDVALHLGTLIAAVAYFRHDLLRYLKAGLRPSQKGTQDFRLAWFLLASAIPAAITGALFSEVIERRTGSIWLIGTMLIVFGLVLGWADRRPGTRALEQATARDVVIIGLAQAVALQPGVSRSAVTISAGRVAGLGRDGAARFAFLMSIPITVGALLFTATDVAQGGGIPEGFLAPFLWGMVASGITGWLAVWGLLRLLKTHSFTPFVIYRVVLGVAVLGLYAVR from the coding sequence TTGTCGATCTTTCACGCCATTGTTCTCGGGATCACCCAGGGCCTCTCGGAGTTTCTGCCGATCTCGTCCTCGGGGCACCTCCTGCTCGTGCCGTGGCTGTTCGGCTGGCAAGACTTCGCCGGTCAGCCATCGCTGGAAAAAACCTTTGACGTTGCTCTGCACCTCGGCACGTTGATCGCCGCGGTGGCCTACTTCCGGCATGATCTGCTGCGGTATCTCAAGGCGGGCCTGCGTCCCTCCCAGAAGGGCACCCAGGATTTCCGACTGGCGTGGTTCTTGCTGGCCTCGGCCATCCCGGCGGCGATTACCGGCGCCTTGTTCAGCGAGGTGATCGAGCGTCGCACCGGCTCCATCTGGCTCATTGGCACGATGCTCATCGTGTTTGGTTTGGTGCTGGGCTGGGCGGACCGCCGCCCCGGTACCCGAGCACTCGAACAGGCGACCGCTCGTGATGTGGTGATCATCGGTCTCGCCCAGGCCGTGGCATTGCAGCCCGGTGTGTCCCGCTCGGCGGTGACGATAAGCGCCGGTCGGGTGGCCGGACTGGGGCGCGATGGGGCGGCTCGGTTCGCGTTCTTGATGAGTATCCCGATCACGGTGGGAGCCTTGTTGTTCACGGCCACCGATGTGGCGCAGGGCGGTGGCATTCCCGAGGGGTTCCTGGCCCCGTTCCTCTGGGGGATGGTGGCTTCAGGCATCACGGGGTGGCTGGCGGTCTGGGGCCTGTTGCGCCTGCTCAAGACGCACTCCTTCACGCCGTTCGTGATTTACCGGGTGGTCCTCGGAGTGGCGGTGCTCGGGTTGTACGCGGTGCGGTAG
- a CDS encoding glycerol-3-phosphate acyltransferase → MYGLGVDLGWVAVVPAYLLGTLPTALVVGRGYGRDLTTEGSGNPGASNAWRTLGRRAAAVVLLGDVGKGALAAGMGWAIGGRALGVGCALAAVVGHVAPVRRGFRGGKGVATMVGAALVLLPVVMVVLGLAWALIVRISGVAAAGSLVVAAGLPVGAALIGQSPAEVAMWAAAGVVVVTRHRDNIGRLRRGEEPSLSD, encoded by the coding sequence ATCTACGGTCTTGGTGTGGACCTTGGGTGGGTGGCGGTCGTGCCGGCGTACCTGCTGGGCACGTTGCCCACCGCGTTGGTGGTGGGTCGGGGCTACGGCCGAGACCTCACGACGGAGGGGTCGGGTAACCCGGGCGCCTCCAACGCCTGGCGCACCTTGGGGCGACGGGCGGCGGCAGTGGTGCTGTTGGGGGATGTGGGCAAAGGGGCGCTGGCGGCGGGGATGGGTTGGGCCATCGGTGGGCGGGCGCTGGGGGTGGGGTGCGCCCTAGCGGCGGTGGTAGGCCACGTAGCACCAGTCAGGCGCGGGTTTCGAGGGGGCAAGGGGGTGGCCACCATGGTGGGGGCGGCCCTCGTGCTGCTGCCGGTGGTGATGGTGGTGCTGGGGTTGGCGTGGGCGTTGATCGTGCGAATCAGCGGGGTGGCCGCCGCAGGATCATTGGTGGTGGCGGCCGGATTGCCCGTGGGCGCAGCCCTCATCGGGCAGTCGCCGGCGGAGGTGGCGATGTGGGCGGCGGCCGGGGTGGTGGTGGTCACACGTCACCGCGACAACATCGGGCGGCTGCGTCGGGGTGAGGAACCGTCGCTGAGCGACTAG
- a CDS encoding molybdopterin molybdenumtransferase MoeA, producing the protein MGCVLAEAVISPEAVPAFANSAMDGYALRAADTAGAPVELPVVGEVAAGHPALVALGPGEAMRIFTGAPIPEGADSIVLVEQTQRRADGARVLIEVVVPPGRHVRPAGDDLQVGDSVFGPAEVITAAHLGVLASIGVGEVLVHPRPRVGVLSTGDELVGGGGALGPGQIRDSNRVMLLALVAQTGCMAVDLGLIPDDEAAITAAILSGAATCDAVITTGGVSMGDIDLVKVVLERIGDMQWMQIAIRPAKPFAFGQVGDRFTPVLGLPGNPVSSLVSFELLARPALRRLAGRGDLHRPRVTATAGETFTRTPDGKTHFVRVVATRDEHGALQVVSAGGQGSHHLTAMARAQGLAVIPDGEGIPAGGEVRVLLLVEV; encoded by the coding sequence GTGGGTTGTGTCTTGGCCGAAGCGGTCATCTCGCCGGAGGCGGTGCCGGCTTTCGCCAACTCGGCGATGGATGGCTATGCGCTGCGGGCGGCGGATACTGCGGGCGCGCCGGTGGAGTTGCCGGTGGTGGGTGAGGTGGCGGCCGGCCATCCCGCCCTGGTGGCCCTCGGCCCCGGGGAAGCCATGCGGATCTTCACGGGGGCGCCGATCCCCGAGGGGGCAGACTCCATCGTGCTGGTGGAACAAACCCAACGGCGGGCCGACGGGGCCCGGGTGCTGATCGAGGTAGTGGTACCACCGGGGCGGCATGTGCGGCCGGCGGGCGATGACCTGCAGGTGGGTGATTCAGTGTTTGGCCCCGCTGAGGTGATCACCGCCGCCCACCTCGGGGTGCTGGCGAGTATCGGCGTAGGGGAGGTGCTCGTGCACCCCCGCCCGCGCGTGGGGGTGCTCTCGACCGGCGACGAACTAGTGGGGGGCGGGGGGGCGCTCGGGCCCGGCCAGATACGCGACTCGAACCGGGTAATGCTGCTGGCACTGGTGGCCCAGACCGGTTGCATGGCGGTGGACCTGGGCCTCATCCCCGACGACGAAGCCGCCATCACCGCGGCGATTCTCTCGGGGGCGGCCACCTGCGATGCGGTGATCACCACCGGCGGGGTGTCCATGGGCGACATCGATTTGGTGAAGGTGGTACTCGAGCGCATCGGCGACATGCAGTGGATGCAGATCGCCATCCGACCGGCCAAGCCCTTTGCCTTCGGACAGGTGGGGGATCGTTTCACGCCGGTGCTGGGGTTGCCGGGCAACCCGGTGTCGTCGCTGGTGAGTTTCGAGTTGCTGGCCCGCCCGGCGTTGCGGCGGCTGGCGGGGCGAGGGGATCTACACCGTCCCCGGGTGACCGCCACCGCCGGCGAAACCTTTACGCGCACGCCCGATGGCAAGACTCATTTTGTTCGCGTGGTCGCCACCCGCGACGAGCACGGGGCGCTGCAGGTCGTTTCGGCCGGTGGCCAAGGTAGCCACCACCTCACCGCGATGGCCCGCGCTCAGGGCTTGGCGGTGATCCCCGACGGCGAGGGAATTCCCGCTGGGGGCGAGGTGCGGGTGCTGCTGCTGGTGGAGGTCTGA
- the galU gene encoding UTP--glucose-1-phosphate uridylyltransferase GalU, whose protein sequence is MTSVRKAVIPAAGLGTRFLPATKAVPKEMLPVVDKPAIQYVVEEAARSGIEDILIITGRSKKAIEDHFDRNVELEAELHAKGQDSRLAEVLALANLAEIHYVRQGETRGLGHAVGLARRHVGNDSFAVMLGDDIMDEHSTVLAEMIAHHEARQSAIIACKEFPPEEISAYGSIAYDQVEERLLQVRSIVEKPAPQEAPSTWGVMGRYVFSPSIFAAIDRTPPGAGGEVQLTDAIGQLLDDGDVYGYTFSEGRYDIGDKLDYLRATVELALAHPDVGADFRAWLSRYVREQGIV, encoded by the coding sequence ATGACCTCTGTGCGCAAGGCCGTCATCCCCGCGGCCGGGCTCGGCACGCGCTTCCTGCCCGCCACCAAGGCGGTGCCCAAGGAGATGTTGCCCGTCGTCGACAAGCCAGCCATCCAGTACGTGGTGGAAGAGGCCGCCCGTTCGGGGATCGAAGACATTCTGATCATCACCGGGCGCAGCAAGAAGGCCATCGAAGATCACTTCGACCGCAACGTGGAACTCGAAGCCGAACTCCATGCCAAGGGTCAGGATTCGCGGCTCGCGGAGGTGCTCGCCCTCGCCAACCTGGCCGAAATCCATTACGTCCGCCAAGGCGAGACGCGTGGCCTGGGCCACGCGGTGGGCCTGGCTCGCCGGCATGTGGGCAACGATTCCTTCGCGGTGATGTTGGGCGACGACATCATGGACGAGCACTCCACCGTGCTGGCGGAGATGATCGCCCACCACGAAGCGCGACAGTCGGCGATCATCGCCTGCAAGGAGTTTCCACCGGAGGAAATCAGCGCCTACGGCAGCATCGCCTACGACCAGGTGGAGGAGCGCCTCCTCCAGGTGCGCAGCATCGTGGAGAAGCCAGCGCCGCAAGAGGCTCCCTCCACCTGGGGTGTGATGGGGCGATACGTGTTCTCACCGTCGATCTTTGCGGCCATTGATCGCACCCCGCCGGGGGCGGGGGGAGAGGTGCAGTTGACCGATGCCATCGGCCAGCTCCTCGATGACGGGGACGTGTACGGCTACACCTTCAGCGAGGGTCGCTACGACATCGGCGACAAACTCGATTACCTGCGCGCCACGGTGGAGTTGGCCTTGGCCCATCCTGATGTCGGCGCCGATTTCCGTGCCTGGCTGAGCCGGTACGTACGCGAACAGGGCATCGTCTGA
- the moaC gene encoding cyclic pyranopterin monophosphate synthase MoaC: MSDHGLTHLDPLGRARMVDVTPKDATHRRAVARARVHMHADTTALVARGAVSKGDVLSVARVAGIQAAKRTSDLIPLCHPLLVGAVLVNFRIEDTWIEVEAAVDTVDRTGVEMEALTACTVAALTIYDMCKSADRSMVIGDVALWEKTGGRSGAYRRAPRDDDGGSDT; the protein is encoded by the coding sequence ATGTCTGATCACGGCCTCACACACCTCGATCCGCTGGGCCGGGCCCGCATGGTCGATGTCACCCCGAAAGACGCCACCCATCGTCGGGCGGTAGCCCGAGCCCGGGTGCACATGCACGCCGACACCACCGCGTTGGTGGCTCGCGGCGCGGTGAGCAAGGGTGATGTGCTCTCGGTGGCCCGCGTGGCGGGCATCCAGGCCGCCAAGCGCACCTCGGATCTGATCCCGTTGTGCCATCCGTTGCTGGTGGGTGCCGTGTTGGTGAACTTCCGCATCGAAGACACCTGGATCGAGGTGGAGGCCGCCGTGGACACGGTGGACCGCACCGGCGTGGAGATGGAAGCCCTCACTGCCTGCACGGTGGCGGCGCTCACCATCTACGACATGTGCAAGTCCGCCGATCGGTCCATGGTGATTGGTGATGTGGCGCTGTGGGAGAAAACCGGGGGTCGCTCCGGGGCCTATCGGCGGGCTCCTCGGGACGACGACGGTGGTTCCGACACGTAG
- the moaA gene encoding GTP 3',8-cyclase MoaA: protein MVDSYGRVHRDLRISVTDRCNFRCTYCMPEEGMTWLAREDVLTFEELERVARLLVERHGITSIRLTGGEPTVRAHLPVLVSKLAQLRVDLALTTNGATLRTMATELVGAGLRRVNVSLDSLRPERFHEMTRRDELTNVLNGIEAAVQAGLAPVKVNVVVVRGTNDDEIEDLARFGRERGVIVRFIEFMPLDGGEAWQNDQVVPQAEILERIHRVFPLAAVARGSEPAERFRYLDGRGEVGIIPSVTRPFCDQCDRIRLTADGQLRSCLFSIQDHDLRGLLRSGASDDVLSRAIEECVGTKWAGHAINQVHFVRPRRSMSQIGG from the coding sequence CTGGTCGATTCGTACGGGCGGGTGCATCGAGACCTCCGTATCTCCGTCACTGATCGGTGCAATTTCCGCTGTACGTACTGCATGCCGGAGGAAGGCATGACGTGGCTGGCGCGTGAGGACGTCCTTACCTTCGAGGAGTTGGAACGGGTGGCCCGGTTGCTGGTGGAGCGCCACGGCATCACCTCCATTCGCCTCACCGGGGGCGAACCCACTGTCCGGGCCCATCTGCCGGTGTTGGTGAGCAAACTGGCCCAGCTACGGGTAGACCTCGCCCTCACCACTAACGGCGCCACCTTGCGCACGATGGCGACGGAACTGGTGGGCGCCGGGCTGCGCCGGGTGAACGTGTCGCTGGATTCGCTGCGGCCGGAGCGTTTTCACGAGATGACCCGCCGGGACGAACTGACCAACGTGCTCAACGGAATCGAGGCGGCCGTTCAAGCCGGTCTGGCGCCGGTGAAGGTAAACGTGGTGGTGGTGCGCGGCACCAACGATGACGAGATCGAAGACCTCGCTCGCTTCGGGCGAGAGCGAGGGGTGATCGTGCGCTTCATCGAGTTCATGCCCCTCGATGGCGGTGAGGCTTGGCAGAACGATCAGGTGGTGCCGCAGGCAGAGATTCTCGAACGCATCCACCGGGTGTTTCCACTCGCTGCGGTGGCGCGTGGCAGCGAGCCCGCCGAGCGGTTCCGCTACCTCGACGGGCGGGGCGAAGTGGGGATCATCCCCAGCGTCACGCGGCCATTCTGCGACCAGTGTGATCGCATCCGTCTCACCGCTGACGGCCAACTGCGCAGTTGCCTCTTTTCCATCCAGGACCATGACCTACGCGGTTTGCTGCGCTCGGGAGCCTCCGACGATGTCCTCTCGAGAGCCATCGAGGAGTGTGTGGGGACCAAATGGGCTGGGCATGCCATCAACCAGGTGCACTTCGTTCGGCCGCGTCGGTCTATGAGCCAGATCGGTGGGTAA